A region of the Drosophila subpulchrella strain 33 F10 #4 breed RU33 chromosome 3L, RU_Dsub_v1.1 Primary Assembly, whole genome shotgun sequence genome:
CACCGCTAAATGCAATCGATGCACTGCAGCCGCACGATTTCCATTGTATTGGTGATTAATTTCTTGCCTCCGGGTGGCTTCAGACGATGAGGTCCGGGTATCCTATCCCCATACCCGCAAGGACTCGCTCGTCGCATCTCGCCTTTGTAAACAAGTTGACAGACAGGCATCCGGCAACGGCATCCCTTCCTCGAGGAGCGATGCGAGCTGTATTGACGTTTGATGAGCGGATTATCATCGGCCGGAGTTTCCCCAGGACCAGGACAAGTGTTGGTTGGATCGGCATCGGGGGTTTTCTCGCCACACAATAACTGCGCcatttcccaccgattttcctCAACAATATGTGCGCCAAACTGTTGAAAATCCTACCCCGATTGTTCTTTAATGCTTGCAGCACTTGTTGCAACCCGCCGGCAATTGCTAAACTATTTTATTCTCCGTTTAGCTTTTATGGGCCACTATATTGGTTTATATGCTGGCAGGCGATGCATAACTTTGGCCTTTTAATAGCGAAATATGTGAAGCGAGAATAAGTTTTTATTTGGCTGTAAAGCGAGCGCTGTGGATGGCTctcgaaatttaaaaaacaaaaatattcctattcctaaaaatttaaaaacatcaaAAGACAGACAAAAAGAGCTAgccatataaataaattaaataagtaatttttaagttaaatgagaaattataaatatagttTTTGAGCAATAaggttaaaaaaatttttaaaaatcattacAGCTTATGGTATGAAATGACTATCTTATAAATACTATAGCTAAAATGAATGAATGACCAAGTTTCACTACTTTTACTCAAGTTTTTTTAAGGAGTAAACTTATTTGTAAATTCATTTTTGGAATGAAAATATTACATTATTgaactttaaattaaatatatttcaatgtacTATATAAAGTGCTTTTATCCATTTACTTATAATTGACCATTATCCATAAACTACACCAATATAAGCCATTCTGCTTCCTtaacacattttaaaattgtgtAAAACTGCCTCACTGAAGCGGATCCAAATAAAAGCCCGCATTAATATCGTGCCCGCTTTTTAGCTGTTGCAATAAAGACTAGTTTTATGCCAAGTggaatggggatggggattGTGATGGCAATGGCGTTGGCAGGGGGGTGGTTCCAATAAAGTGCATCCCAAGGACGGGGTACAAAGTTGGCATGTTACTTCTCTTCCACAAAATAAACCCCATAAATGTCGGGCAATAACAGGCAGCACAAATTGTGTGGCAGGATCATAAAGTGCACGCACGGAAGGAGTAAAACCGAGCAGCCCAATTTCCTTTAAGCCACAAAAAGTGCAAGATGAATTACCGTTTTGGCAATGTAAGCGAGTCCGTCTGTTGCCGTCTCTTTTCCATCATCCGTTGCCATCTCTTTCCattgtgtgtgcgtgtgtagGTGAGCGTATAATGAGCTGCtgttttacattttaatttccGGCCACGTTCAAACGGCTGTCCGTCCGGCTAGAAGCAGAGATTTGCGGATTTGCTTTCTGTGCCATCTCGCATCACATTTCCACTGTTGTTGGCCGCAATTATTTAAATGAGATTACAAAAGACTTATGCAGCGGAAATCTTAttgtgtgcgtgtgtttgcCGTTCATTTGTCTGCCGCTCCTGAATCCTTGTTCCGGATTCCGGTCTCCCGATTCCCGATCCCCGTTTCCCGACTGCCTCCTTTTTAGCCCGGCTCAGATTACGGCTTAGACGACGTGTGTCAAAAGTTATCCCGTCCATTTGTTTGGCTTTTGTCGAAACTACAATGAAGTCGATGTGCCGACCTAATTTGTTTGTTAATTGTccttttttggccaaaaagatTAGCCTGGCCTTGTCCTGGGTCTGAGAATCTAATGAGTTTGCCAGTAGTTCCCACTAACCGACACATGTCAGTTTATAAAGTTAGCTCTAAAGACCTGTAATTGTTGGCAAACTAAAAACtacataaattttaattttaatggaGTGGTAGCTTTTTGGGGGCTGCATATTAaaccaaaaaagtttgctagCCAAAGTGAATATAAATTAGTTCCTGGATTTAACAACTCCTAAATTTTCATAGAATTTATAGTTTTTGGCATGATGATGATGCTTTGGCCCAAGATAATAtacattatattttaataattatagtgCTTTTTGGTGAATCAATATTTGTTAATCAATTATATATAGTAAGTCATTATTGGTTTAATTTTCCCTTGGCTTTTGAGTTTAGTGAAcagaaaaacacaaaaaatacttaattgctttaaaaaaacaattgtGCAGAGGACTAAGCTTAAGTAATGTAAGTATTTTGGAATTTGTTGGCTTAAACGCTGTTctttcattttatttcaaaagtttTAAGCTGAATGGAGCTTTGATAAAGAAAATCTTTCTCCGTAAAAGTGATGTTGCAAACAAAACTCATATTCCCCCGTTGGTTTATTTCAACTTTATGGAAGCACTTAACCTGCTCCTTCTTCCTTCACTTTGGAATTCAAATGAGCCCCAGTAAATCTCCACTCAGGAATGCGAAAACCTTTTCCATTGGTAGCCAAAGCCAGTGGCATCACGTCACCGCCTTTCAGCCGTTGACCAACCGTTGCCACTTTAGTCCCGTTTTGGCCCACATTTAAGCAGCCGAAGCCTTTTGCACCTGGTCGAGCCACGCAGAATAGCTTTCAGCGCTCAGCAATTCGAAGACTGCAGGACCACACCTAAGTGTCCTGGCCAAAGCACCGCAGGATATTTGTGCATACAATAAAAAGGCAACAGCGTTGTGGCTTAAACAGAAACTGAAACAACAACTGAGGCAGCGATGACAATTTCCATTTCCCGAAACCCCCCCACTCCTTTCTATTTCCCGCTTTTCCCCAGAGGTGTGGGTATGGCTTAACCTTGGTTTAAAAAGTGGGCGACTTGGGTGGGGTGGTCAAGCTCAAGGACGTCGGCTGGGTGGAGTGACAGGACAACGTCGTTGTTGCTGGCATGTCTGCGGCAGGGAGAGCAATCTAGAGAAATTACTGCAATATGGAATAACAGTAACTATTGTGCTAATAGGATTAAAATGTATGCAGCACAATGACAGCTTATACGGGGGGCACATCCACGGGCGCCGTCTGCTGCTGACAGCCCAAAAGGGGGGCCCATAGGGGGAGTGGACTGAATAACACCTCTTTCCATACAGGTGTCAACAGATGCTGAGCGTTTTTCACCGGGAAACCTCACGTATCTTTTGTTTGCGAAAGGTTGGTTTCAAATCCAGATAGGACACATATGTAAAGTGTAATTTGTGTGCGCCGAGTGCGGCAAAAAGTTTGAAAGAAAATTTGCAAACGCTTTTATCTTTAAGCCATATTTTTTAAAcgtatttttccacaaattcgAGGAATGAAATCCAATAGGGGTATTTATTGTGATTacttataaaatgtatttcgTCGTATAAAAAAGCGCAGTATTCATATTTATTATaacttaatttattaattataattgaATCTTATAATTCCATTGAATCCATTTCACAGGCACTCTTTTATAAGCAacgttaaatatttttcttcaaCCATTCTAGTTTCTTaagatattaaaataaattaaagttgGTTAACAGGTTTTAtaccataaaataaaaattaattcatGCAAGGAATATTCGTAGAGGAAACAGTTTTATTTTCTGTGTATGGAATctgacttggtgcattcttttCAAAGCGGAAATTGCAATGGAGACCGTATGGAAATGTAAACCCATCAGAGGAAGTGACGATAGTAGTAATTGCAGTTTTTAGGGATGTGAAAGTAATCTATTTCTCGGGACGGCAAGGTCCATCTTTGCAGGGATCCCGACAGCGTTTGCTTTTCTCCTTCTTGTTCTCCTTTCTATATGGTTCCGATTCTGAAAAAGTGGTCAAatggtaaaaataaaacagcttTAGTAGgaagtttaccacccactctTAAAGCAGCCGCCAAAGAACTGGTTCTTTCCACAGGTTTTCTTGCCCTTTTCGGTCCCCTGGCTTTCATCCTTCTTCTTGGCCATGCCCCTCGATAAATATAAAGATTGATGGAGCAACTTGCTCTTGGGTAGGATTTTCTCGCCCAAATGCAGGATACCAAGCAGACGGCCAGCCATTACAAATGAAGTTAACTGCAAAATTTTGAACTGCTGACAAACGAGTTATATTGCCGAATGAGATCTGACGGAATGGAAGTTAAAAATAGAGATTTAAACTATCTCAGCCTGCTAATCGAAAGTTTCCCATCAAAGTTTTTCCATGCTAATGCCCAGAAGACTATAAAACTCACATCTTTACCCCCAGCGGCAACAAGTTTGTAATGACTTTGAGGAACTAATTAGAATGCAGCAGGGTTACGATGCACTCGCCCACCAAAATGCAAGCACTTTAATCGAAAAAGTTTAGCagaattcaaattaatttctcCTGACATGTTCACATGTATAGATGGGGAAAGTCAAATGAGTAGTATTACTAACTTggaatttaatataaatgCATATTTACCTTTGATTTAAGGAAAGGACAAAGTCCCATGCATTAACAGGcctcccaaaatgaaaataactCAAACAGAATAAAGGTTataatcttttaaaattaaatttgctgGTAATATCAATTACGCCTTTTAGAAtgtaatattaaacttaaactTGGTGTTTCCTAAGAACTTGccctaaataaaataattttatctaTAATTTTGTTTGTCCTTAAAACTTTCTTGgaatgaaataattaaatattaaggcCACATTCTTTGATTGCTTAATTGCTCTATGTCTATGTGTACACGTCCACTCTTATAAATCCAGAAGTATCTCATGGATGCGATGTGCGTCTTCAGTTTAAAGAAACATCTTTCAAGTATGTCAGACTTGTTTGAGCTGAGCTGGCTGAGAGTATTATCGTGTTTATATATACTTAGGGTCCCTTGCTCACATACTTGTACACACATTTCCTTCACGTTCGAAGCCAATGTTTTAGCACTTAGTGTGCAAGCTTATAACTGACAGTCAAGAGCAGAAAAATCCAACAAGAGCTTCAAGGGAAAATAGCAGACCAAAGAGGAAATGCGAAAGTGAAAAGTTGAAAGTTCAGCGCAGTGTAACACAACGAAGTGGAAATGCTCTAGCATAGAGGAGTGTATAGCCATGGTAATACCATTAATCAATCCTTCAGCAATATCAAACAAGCtggaaaatttcaatttcatatttatcTACTCGAGTGTCCTGGGGGTTGGAACCTGGACCCTTGATACGATGATGATGTGTTGCAGTTGCCACATGCAGcacctttttttttgctctcGTCCTGGGTGCGGCTCCCTTTGAGTTAGGGTTTTTAGTTTTCCTTTATTTGCTTTTTTTGGGGTATTTTTGCCAGGATTTTTCGCTCATTTTCTATTTATAATGGGGTGAGCAATTTGAAAAGTGTGGGCTTGGCTGTTTGTCGCTTTGATTGCAGTTTACATAGGTGTCAATTAGCAACGGTGCGGTTGGTTGCGTTTCAATGGAATTATCGTTGATGTTTTCGCAGTCCTCCCCCTTAAATTCCCGGCGATGTGCAACATTCTTGGTTGACACTCGAGGGGATCAAAGGAGGATTAGTGAGCACACTTTAGAGCTTCGAAATCGACACCCAAATTACTGGTTTGTGTTGTCCTTTTATGGGGGAAAATAGTTGTTTAGTTTATACTTCGTAATCCTCTTTTATTAGTGGCGGGAATTCTTCAACGTATGGCAGGTATAAAGCTGAAATAGTGATTACAATAGTAGTTACAATAATTAAAGGGAGTGTAACATCCTGTTAGGGGAATCTTAAATATTAAGACCATGTTAAATTGCCAGGTAAAATGTGTCGTTTTGGGTTGAGTCACCCTCACACTACGCTCAAAATGTttaattcttattttatttttatgaaaactatgtattttttaaaataatctccctttttaaaactttattacAATTATACTTATCCCATTAATAAATTATGGGAGGTTATCTCAAATctgaaacatattttatatttcgGTCTTACCATTAAAGTACTTTGTTTTACTTCATATTGACAAGTAATTCCAAAATTATAAGAACAGCTGTGTTTCTTACCCCCGAAAAATCAGCAGCCAAATCGGCGACAGGCAGAGCAATGAAAGTGATGAATAACTCAGAGTAATGTTACGaaatcaataaaaatcctTTTACAAGATCTAGGACACACCGCACACATGCACATTAAGGACATTAAGGGCTGTCGGTGAGCGACAAAGACTTGGACAACATTTTTCTTTGGCCGAGCACATTTTTATTATCCCAAACTAATTTGAGGGTTGGTCCTTGATTTCGCCTCCATCTCTGTCGCACTCTATACCCGTGTacctctccctctctctttaGGGTCGTTGCCATGTTTTGATGTCATTCGCTACACGTgcttaatttcatttaatttatttaatacttgaaaaataagttttttgtttacttttgtatTGAGCAACCCCTCTTGCTTTCCCGAGATACGGATGTATCTCTACCCGATTCTCCAACTATTTAACGGCACTTGGGCGTGTACGAATGCCAATGAATTCGCATTTCGCCATTCGCCACGCTGCgtaacgaaaaaaaaaacttgagAACTCTAGGAGTGGATTGAAATGGAATGCACAAGGCGAAATCGAAATGCGGACTGCAAGACAAATCGCCCGCCGGGGAATTGTGAGGCTTGCCGGAAAATGCCTCGTCTGCATATTCATGATGATATCGTTGGTGGAATGAAGCCGAGAAAGAGCCTCCTCTGTATATTTTTGGGCCTGCTGAAGGATGTCCAATATTAACCAGAAGTTTGCAGGACCAGCAGGAAGCACTTTCATTAGCATCAGCAGCTGTCACTATCATGGGGTACACTGAtataaaatggaaaattaaGGATAAAAATCTTAACTTTGAGCGCAAAATTGAACATTATGTATGACTTTTCATCGATACTTATATAATCAAGAAtacattaaaatttatctAACCTGCTATGATTagattgatttttttaattttacattcttaactttaacataatattacaaattttcaGAGAGATATTTCTTCCATGTTTTTCttgatatttaataaatagaaATGGATTATAAGACATGTGttaaaaagtattttgtaATCTTAATAATAGATTTAATCAATATtaatctatttttaaaagaccAACTAtccattaattttaaattatcacttttaaagctttatctAAACGGTTCCTTTTGGTTTTTGTACGTCATCTTTATATTCGGATAATTAGGCACCCTTCGCACACATTGTGATGACGACAAAACTAGTTAGCTGACTTATTAGCGGAACTGCCACCATTCTGACGCACTTCGTTCGTTAGCGCAGTTTCCATGGCTTTGGCTCTAAGAACACCCATTTTCCACCTGCCATTCAGAATCCCAATAAAAGCGATGGGTGAGCAGGATTGCTGAACTTCAGACAACCTTTCACAAAAACTATATTGAGCGGGAGTCGAAAGGGGAACGACTGTCAAAAATATGAAGGTTGGGACGTCTTCCTGGATTGCAACAAAAGCGTTTTTTTTGGCATCACGAAAAAATATTCAGGACATAACTTTAAAACAAACTAAGCTTCTTGAAGTATATTCAGTCTATAAGCATCTTTAACTGGTAATATCCACAAAGTTCAAGCTAAAGGACTCCAATTTGCAATTTGCTTCTATAGCGGGTGTATTCAAAAATGTTGCACCATGACCTACTTGGCCCTAATTAATGCCGGTTCAGGGCTTCCAGCCTGAAACCGCACTCGTGCCGGGCATCTCATCCAGTTCCATTTCCACTTTTGTGGTTGGTGGAATCTAATGGCGTGCGACTGCATTTGCCTAAGCCGATTAACAGCGACCAAATGTGTGTGGGTGCACTGGAAAAATTGACCATGAGTTTGTAAgagtttatattattaaatttaacatgATACTTAGTATTCTTTCGTTAATCATTAGACATAATTGGAATATGGACTTTAGAAAAAGATTGATATGGGATGTTCAAAAATAGGTTCCATATATAATCTCAGTTGACTAGCTTTTTAGCCTTATTGGTCACTTTAACCCAAAATCGCTTAATTCAATCCATAAATGTTCCTTGCAAAAATCGCATCGTTAATTTTATCCATAAAAAAGAAATGagtacatttttaatatgGCCTTAAAACCTTTCGAATTATTTCTTTGAGTGGAAAGTGGAAAAGAGAGAGAAAGCAAGTGAAGCAGCGGTTCCTTTTTCACATGTTCGAGGTAGTCAAGCAACAAATCCTTCTGTTCTCCGCAGCGAAGAAAAGCGGAGTTACCGTAGACACAGTCGCTTGGCAATTTGCGAAGAGATGAGTGGTCTGGGTCCGGCGGCCTGTTGGCTGGCCCACAAGCGCATAGAGTCCTGGTCGCGGATGGCCAAGGAGCGAGTGGGCGCAGTGCGTCGCGTCACCCTCGATCGGAATTCCGCGGACGAGGGATCACCGAGTGGGAGTGGTAGTAGCTCCACCACCGGTGGTGCCGGTGGCTCTGGTGGCAACGGGCCGTCGGTGGTGCACATCCTGCCGATGGGGGAGGGCTCCACCACACCGCCGCCACAACCCATGACCCCGCCGCCATCGGCCTCGTCGGTCACCTCGACCACCAGCGGAATCGGCAGTGTTTCGGCCGGTAGTGTCAGCGATAGCTGTGATTTGCCCACGGACTCGGAGGTTCCTAAATCCGGAGATTACTTTAAGTCAACCCTATTAATGTGTTTTCTTTGATTAATTTAAATCTCCATAGGAGGTGGCCATTGCCAAGGAATGCCAACCCATACAGCCGGCCAGCCAAATGCATGGAATGCACGGCGGCATGGGCCTCAACCATCACCACATGGGCACGGTTTCGGCCACTGGAACGGACATCTTGCGCGGACCCGCCGAGGTGTTCCACAGTCCGCTGCACTTGCACCACCAGAGCCGCTCATTCCCGCCGCGCCTCCAGCGCACGCCGTCCATCTCCAGCCAGAGCAGCGTGGACAGCGCCCCATCCAGACATTCGGTAAGTGGGATTGAACCATACACcttactaattaaaaaaaatatatagtttaaAGCAAGTGTTCTTATCATGCATTTTTTTCCCTAAACGACCgttaaaaatcaaattaaatcattaaaaatcaAGGCTAAGAGAGGAGTGGTTTTATGAATTcctatacatttttttcacAAAACTGTAAGCCGATCATTTCCGCTTAAAATACGAGAAATGCGTAATGTCATCAATACATTAGTCGATAGTATGGGAAACAAAAATAACTGAATGTTATCTAAATGACTCTTTAAGATGTACAAAAGGCTTGGaaaggaaattaaataaataaataacaaataaaataattattaaatattatatgtatatattttagttaaaatcGCAAAGCTAGGCGATTATTCGAAAGAATCTCTATTAATAGAGagagaaataaaaacaatttattatttGGAATCAACGCAACCTATacaacaatacattttaaagaaaaaagtaAACGAAACATTACTTATAAGTGATAATGATTTTTATGGTATTCCCCAAGTGACGTGTTCCAAtctaaagtatatacataagCATCTTTGGAGAGCAAACAAGACCACCAGAGAGAAAGAATTTGCGAATGTATCATACATTTGTTGATAGAAAAGGTCTGCCCGTCTAAGTTTATACTTCAGTACGCTTGAAACGTTCCTCTTCGCCGGAgttaaaaatgaatttaaaagttttcttaTATGGATTTCTGATTTCTTTGTTATCGCTTAAATGTGTCACTAGTCGTGGCCAAAAGAGAAAGCACATATGTATAGACCTTGTATCAGACTCTTCTGATTCAGACTGCGTCATTGTGCCGCAGACTGCAGCGGATGTAATCCTCATAAATAGTTCCGAAGATACCAAGGAAGATactcacaaaaaaaataatagtgaTAATCACTACGGCACCCACAGGAATATCCGCATCGGTCGCAGGAAAAGAAGGCGTACAAGTATCGTGATTGTTTCAAGCAGTTCTGAAGCTGATGATGAAGATCTTGATACCAAAAAGTCAAACAACGAAAGCTGGCAAAAAACGCGATCAAGTGTAAGACATGGCTTACATAGTTCGGAAGCAGAGAAAAAGGACGAATCAGATTATCCCATTTTGGAAGACAGTACTATGGAGGATGTGGACCTGGATTATGACATGATTCTTGATGATGacttttttaaaagaattgAAGAAGATAGATCCACCGATACTTGTGATCATACCCTCATAAATACGCAAAGCCCAAGCTGGAAAAAATGGTTTACAAGTGTTAAGGCTGTAGCGGGTGCAGGCCCCGATTACCACATCGTTTATGATATATCtcctacacagagaaaactatctaagaacattgttcttgaattgagaacattcgttcttgaattgagaacattgttcttgaattgagaacattgttcttaaaaaccgtgtaagtacattttggtatcaatataagaacgaaatggtgagaagagaaaagttaaattgagtttatttaacaactttttgataagtatacactaagaactaaactaatagtttatttgtacatacTATGTACTTAAATACGGCCAATtaaacttgattcgagcaaaataaaaacattttcaacttaaaaatgtcgttctatttttaagaacattttcaactcagatgagaacgtcagaattttctctgtgtaaagACACTGAGAAAGATACACACATGGATACCCACAACGATGGCGAGAACGATACCCAGACGGATACTCAGACTCAGGCGGATACCTCCAAAGGCGATAGTAACTGCAATAGCTCTGATTATGATTACTATTAGTCAAACCGCTACTATCTGTGCGagacaacaaaaaatatacaattagatataattataattaattataattataggTCGTTCTATACCTTTTTAAAGTTTGCGCTTTTTCAATAATATATGTACGTCTAATAgattaaaacaataaatactGTGAGcatcaaaacaaaacaatatttGTATGCTTTTGCGTTATTAATTGCTATtcaaataagaaaataataattattaaattcatttgCTCGAACCTATACAGAGATTTCATCACAAAAGTTGTTATCAAATATGTTTGggttgaaatttttttttcaccaGAACTGTTTTTGATTGGAATTCATTTCATAattcatacatatatatatcaatatatatcAAGCAAAAGAGCCACTTGCCTTCTGATTTGCAAAgctaaattaatttattttatgtgtATCGGCTTATATATTTCTCTAACTATACTCTCAACATCGCAGGGTCATCGTGGATCCTCGCCACAGATAAGGACCTTTGGACCGGACGGACGTAGCTCCCTGCCGAGTGAGCCGGCATTTCCGCACCATTTGGCCAGATCGCCCAGTCCCATGCGAACCATTTCATTGGATGCCCGCTGCGGCAGTCCCGCACACTCGGCGGATCCTGGGGATCTAAGGACACCCAGTCCCTCGCAGAGCAGCTTGGCATCATTGGCCGGAGGATCGGGAATGGGAGGCGGTAGTTCGGGAAAGGGCGTGGCCGGAGGTCGTTGCCTTTCGCCGCTGCTGATACCGCCACGATCGCAGCCCGGAGTGGATCCCGCTATGGGTCCCGCCTCCCCGCTGGGAGCCCTTCAACCCGATCTCTACCGATTGCCCGACGGACCCGTTTATCTCACAGCTCCGGAATCCAGTCACGCCGTGGGCCGATTGCACCTGCGTGTGAAGTACGACTATCACCTGTTCGATCTGACGGTGCATCTGATTGAAGGTGAGCTCGgggaaaaataatttgtaatatttaattatttattatcctAATATTCTACAAAAACGCTTTTCTTTTACACAAGGGGCCATTTTTTAtgccattttcatgttcgattttttcgTAATTCCAATGCCCTTCAGAATGCCCAGAACTGAATATCTAATTTtcataacttgggtaattgtatcccgatttggacgtgggatacctctatgagtttgtggttgagttctctaataatctgcatttaaattatCCTTTTtaacgagggtcaaaattttaacccatttttatGCTCGATTTTTTCCTATTTCCAAAGGGCTTTTcagaatgggaccccaaaactgcacttctagaatccataacttgagttattgcaGACCGATTTAgatgtgggatacctctatgaatttgtgcttgaattctctaatattctgcatttaaattattCTTTTAATCGAGGGTTCAagttttaacccattttcgtgttcgatttttccgtatttccaatggatTCCAAAATTGgtacccaaaactgcacttctagattccataacttgagtaatTGGATACCGATTTAGACAtgtgatacctctatgaatttgtggttcaattctctaatattcttcattaaacttatttttttaagccCCCCGTTTAAGCCCATTACAATTATTCTTATAAACGACGACCactttttaacccattttcatgttcgaacACAAAACCGCACTCTAAgactttataatttttttcgaaACCGAGACTTGGGATAACCCTTCATAGATTATTTGCGATTCccaatttgtttaatataaaaaacagTTGTTTTTACCTGCTGATTACGAGTTTATCTTTAAATATCTTGTTAAACAAATATTGAACAAcctataattttatttagtaAAACAGCTTAAAATTCAACGAAGATAAAACATGAACACAACTTTCAGAGAATacaatcaaaaataaaataattattcgTTTAAAAGGTATTGATAGAAGTTTGACCTGACCTCTACGACATAGCCATTGCGCAGACCCAGAAATTCCGCCGTGTCGTTGTTTCCGATGCGAATGTCTTTGGCCTTGAAGTAAATGTTCCGTAGGTCAAGTTTGTAATACTGAGCATAGGCCTCCATTAGTCTCTGCATTGGCATGGTGCTGGAAATATTAAACTCCAAGGACCTCCTTTCCACACAGCGTAATTTTAGTTGAACACGGCGCATTCTAGTACTTGTATCTCCCGGGAAAAATGTCTAAATTCGAACTTATTAGTGCTTGATATATGTTTGTATGTTTGCTAAGTTGAAAtaggttttatttattttccttaagtTAGATACTTTATGCAAATGAGaca
Encoded here:
- the LOC119553571 gene encoding uncharacterized protein LOC119553571, whose protein sequence is MAGRLLGILHLGEKILPKSKLLHQSLYLSRGMAKKKDESQGTEKGKKTCGKNQFFGGCFKKSEPYRKENKKEKSKRCRDPCKDGPCRPEK
- the LOC119553564 gene encoding synaptotagmin-5 isoform X1, which encodes MSGLGPAACWLAHKRIESWSRMAKERVGAVRRVTLDRNSADEGSPSGSGSSSTTGGAGGSGGNGPSVVHILPMGEGSTTPPPQPMTPPPSASSVTSTTSGIGSVSAGSVSDSCDLPTDSEEVAIAKECQPIQPASQMHGMHGGMGLNHHHMGTVSATGTDILRGPAEVFHSPLHLHHQSRSFPPRLQRTPSISSQSSVDSAPSRHSGHRGSSPQIRTFGPDGRSSLPSEPAFPHHLARSPSPMRTISLDARCGSPAHSADPGDLRTPSPSQSSLASLAGGSGMGGGSSGKGVAGGRCLSPLLIPPRSQPGVDPAMGPASPLGALQPDLYRLPDGPVYLTAPESSHAVGRLHLRVKYDYHLFDLTVHLIEAHSLSPIEEGGFRDPYVRLMLQPEVDSRKRQTHIHRGESNPYFDQHFKFPVSRDQLQGKELILQVLDYDRYSHNDIIGEVRISVDGLDLSKSVEIWGDLLRTKKPKEDRPELLCSLNYLPQAERLTVVIMKARNLETLQEPYVKIYLIQNGKRIKKKKTSITKSDDPTNPIWNEAFTFNLQSNYLHNAAIEIYVVGAGSEAAEIGCCGLGPQESGTGCQHWHDMINNARKPTAMWHYIR
- the LOC119553567 gene encoding protein starmaker-like; the protein is MNLKVFLYGFLISLLSLKCVTSRGQKRKHICIDLVSDSSDSDCVIVPQTAADVILINSSEDTKEDTHKKNNSDNHYGTHRNIRIGRRKRRRTSIVIVSSSSEADDEDLDTKKSNNESWQKTRSSVRHGLHSSEAEKKDESDYPILEDSTMEDVDLDYDMILDDDFFKRIEEDRSTDTCDHTLINTQSPSWKKWFTSVKAVAGAGPDYHIVYDISPKDTEKDTHMDTHNDGENDTQTDTQTQADTSKGDSNCNSSDYDYY